One Clostridiales bacterium DNA segment encodes these proteins:
- the rnr gene encoding ribonuclease R, translating into MKDKILEYLKFAKKKLRAREIQQGIGSNIDIKTVLEELQTEGKIVKSNNGRYQTIENSEYVCGRIQGSEKGYAFLRLCDGEDMFISEYALNGAIDGDTVLVKEDMVGSCGNKKEGIVCKILKKANEEIVGTVKVCKNKCFVIPDNKRIPEEVLIVGNRKKGVKKDQKVIIRITKRKINPVVDVLEGKIIEVLGNKKDKGVDILSVAKSYGLEESFDKTVLLECEEISDVVDDSVIKDRVDLRGLKMVTIDGEDAKDLDDAVSIEILENGNYKLGVHIADVSEYVKEGSFLDKEALKRGTSVYLIDRVIPMLPKKLSNGICSLNAKVDRLGFSVMMEIDKNGDVVDHDIFESVININERMTYTDVYKILEENNKKLKERYKDFVDDFFTMKELAKILEAKMKKRGAIDFSLGESKIELDENGKAVGVSEYKTTIANKIIEEFMVICNETVSEHFYWLGMPFVYRVHEEPKEDKIRNLSVFLKNLGYKLKVSSKVYPKALQKVLRDAQGKREEKIVSTVMLRSMQKAKYTTKSQGHFGLAAKFYSHFTSPIRRYPDLIIHRIMKEFLRGSFNATRRKYYEDRLEDIAKLCSDNERIAQDAEREVDDMKKCEYMKRYEGYVFDGIVSSITSFGIFVELPNTIEGLVRLRDLADDYYIFNEGNYSLIGERTGKTYNIGDEVRVKVARADKDSRQIDFLLVGKSDKRKKVHRRRKRKSVIRDGNFKARKRKRKKDKR; encoded by the coding sequence ATGAAAGATAAGATTTTGGAGTATTTAAAATTTGCTAAAAAAAAGTTGCGAGCCAGAGAAATACAGCAAGGTATAGGCAGTAATATTGATATAAAAACGGTGTTAGAAGAGTTACAGACAGAAGGGAAAATAGTAAAGTCTAATAATGGAAGGTATCAAACTATTGAAAATTCCGAGTATGTGTGTGGCCGGATACAGGGAAGCGAAAAAGGGTACGCCTTTTTGCGGCTTTGTGATGGAGAGGACATGTTTATAAGCGAGTATGCTTTAAATGGAGCTATAGATGGAGATACTGTGTTAGTAAAAGAGGACATGGTTGGTAGTTGTGGCAATAAAAAAGAAGGAATTGTATGTAAGATATTAAAAAAAGCAAATGAGGAGATAGTTGGTACAGTTAAAGTTTGTAAGAATAAATGTTTTGTTATCCCAGACAATAAGAGAATTCCCGAAGAGGTGCTAATAGTTGGAAATAGGAAGAAAGGCGTTAAGAAAGACCAGAAAGTAATAATTAGAATAACAAAAAGAAAAATAAATCCTGTAGTTGATGTTTTAGAGGGGAAAATTATAGAGGTATTAGGTAATAAAAAAGATAAAGGTGTTGACATACTATCTGTAGCAAAGTCATACGGATTGGAAGAAAGCTTTGATAAAACAGTGCTTTTAGAATGTGAAGAAATAAGTGATGTTGTTGATGATAGTGTGATAAAAGATAGAGTAGATCTTAGAGGCCTAAAAATGGTTACTATTGACGGAGAAGATGCAAAAGATTTGGATGATGCAGTATCGATAGAAATCTTAGAAAATGGTAATTATAAGTTAGGTGTGCATATAGCTGATGTTAGCGAGTACGTGAAAGAGGGAAGTTTTTTAGATAAGGAAGCGTTAAAAAGAGGGACTAGTGTTTATTTGATAGATAGGGTAATTCCGATGTTGCCCAAAAAACTTTCGAATGGTATATGTAGTTTAAATGCAAAAGTTGATAGACTAGGTTTTTCAGTTATGATGGAAATAGATAAAAACGGAGATGTAGTTGATCATGATATATTTGAAAGTGTTATAAACATAAATGAAAGAATGACCTATACTGATGTTTACAAAATATTAGAGGAGAACAATAAAAAATTAAAGGAACGTTATAAAGACTTTGTAGATGATTTTTTCACAATGAAGGAATTAGCGAAAATTTTAGAGGCAAAGATGAAAAAAAGAGGAGCAATAGATTTTAGTTTAGGTGAATCTAAAATAGAGTTAGATGAGAATGGCAAGGCTGTGGGAGTTAGTGAGTATAAGACTACTATTGCGAATAAAATAATAGAAGAGTTTATGGTTATATGTAACGAGACGGTGTCGGAGCATTTTTATTGGCTAGGTATGCCGTTTGTGTACAGAGTGCATGAAGAGCCAAAGGAAGATAAAATAAGGAATTTATCTGTATTTTTAAAGAATTTAGGTTATAAGCTAAAGGTATCCTCGAAAGTGTATCCTAAAGCATTACAAAAAGTGTTAAGGGATGCGCAAGGGAAGAGGGAAGAAAAGATTGTAAGTACGGTCATGTTAAGGTCTATGCAAAAAGCTAAGTATACAACAAAGAGTCAGGGACATTTTGGACTGGCAGCGAAGTTTTATTCGCATTTTACATCTCCGATTAGGAGATATCCGGATCTTATTATTCATCGAATAATGAAGGAATTTTTGAGAGGATCATTTAATGCCACTAGAAGAAAATATTATGAGGATAGATTAGAGGATATAGCTAAGTTATGTTCTGATAATGAGAGAATAGCACAGGATGCTGAAAGAGAAGTTGATGATATGAAGAAGTGCGAATATATGAAAAGGTACGAGGGTTATGTATTCGATGGGATAGTGTCTAGTATTACGTCATTTGGAATTTTTGTTGAGTTACCTAATACGATAGAGGGCCTTGTTCGTTTAAGAGATTTGGCAGATGATTATTACATATTCAATGAGGGTAATTATTCACTGATAGGCGAAAGAACAGGCAAAACGTATAATATAGGTGATGAAGTAAGAGTTAAAGTTGCGAGAGCAGATAAGGATTCGCGACAGATAGATTTTTTATTGGTTGGGAAAAGTGACAAAAGGAAGAAGGTGCACAGACGGAGGAAAAGAAAGAGTGTTATAAGAGATGGCAATTTCAAAGCAAGAAAGAGAAAAAGGAAAAAAGATAAGAGATAA
- a CDS encoding insulinase family protein: MKKHNYDDISEVLYEYEHKCGLKAFVIPKKGYKKIFATFGTHYGSLNNIFIDPDTKKEIRVPDGIAHFLEHKLFEQKDGNVMDTFSKLGANTNAYTGFAETVYLFSCTNNFKENFNTLLNFVQEPYLTEENVESEKGIIAQEINMLKDSGTRVVFLNLLEGLYKNNPVKIDIGGTVESISKITPELLYKCYNTFYHPSNMMVLVVGDVDPNEVFEIVDKNIQVTDTLDIKRIYPDEPAEVNKKVVRDRKEIARPLFLMGYKDNEVYIDGYDKLKKDVCINLLLDIIMGNSSNLYSDMYSQGLINTTFGYDYTIEENYAFSNFGGETDEPEKVKDMILAEIERIKRDGIKKEDFLREKKSQIGDFIREFERIDTVSTTFIENYFKGVISLDFYRVLEEVTIEDLMYYLKEHFKEERLALSIVYPIER; this comes from the coding sequence ATAAAAAAGCATAATTATGATGATATAAGTGAAGTGTTGTATGAGTATGAACATAAGTGTGGGTTAAAGGCTTTTGTTATCCCCAAGAAGGGTTATAAGAAAATATTTGCAACGTTTGGAACTCATTATGGATCATTAAACAATATTTTTATTGATCCGGATACAAAGAAAGAAATACGAGTGCCGGATGGTATAGCACATTTTTTGGAGCATAAATTGTTTGAGCAAAAAGATGGGAATGTAATGGATACGTTTTCAAAATTAGGTGCTAATACTAATGCGTATACAGGATTTGCAGAAACAGTGTATTTATTTTCGTGTACAAATAATTTTAAAGAGAACTTTAATACATTATTGAATTTTGTGCAAGAACCATATTTGACAGAAGAGAACGTTGAGTCAGAGAAGGGAATAATAGCTCAAGAGATTAATATGCTAAAAGACAGTGGTACAAGAGTAGTATTTTTAAACTTACTTGAAGGTCTGTATAAAAACAATCCTGTTAAGATAGATATAGGTGGAACGGTGGAGAGTATATCGAAGATAACACCAGAGCTTTTGTACAAATGTTACAATACTTTTTATCATCCATCAAACATGATGGTATTAGTGGTGGGAGATGTGGATCCAAATGAGGTATTTGAAATAGTGGATAAAAATATACAAGTAACTGATACGTTAGATATAAAGAGAATATATCCAGACGAACCAGCTGAAGTTAATAAAAAGGTAGTTAGGGACAGAAAAGAGATAGCAAGACCGTTATTTTTGATGGGATATAAAGACAATGAAGTATATATAGATGGATATGATAAATTGAAAAAAGACGTGTGTATAAATCTTTTGTTGGATATAATTATGGGAAATAGTTCGAATTTATACAGTGATATGTACAGTCAAGGATTAATAAATACGACATTTGGATATGATTATACAATTGAGGAGAACTATGCTTTCTCAAATTTCGGGGGAGAGACAGATGAGCCAGAAAAGGTAAAGGATATGATATTAGCCGAAATAGAGAGAATAAAAAGAGATGGAATAAAAAAAGAGGATTTCCTACGAGAAAAGAAATCACAAATTGGAGATTTTATAAGAGAGTTCGAGCGAATAGATACGGTATCTACAACATTTATAGAAAATTACTTTAAAGGTGTAATTAGTCTTGATTTTTATCGTGTACTAGAAGAGGTAACAATAGAAGATTTGATGTATTATTTGAAAGAGCACTTTAAAGAAGAGAGATTAGCTTTGTCCATTGTGTATCCTATTGAAAGGTAA
- a CDS encoding ankyrin repeat domain-containing protein, producing MNTSFARMMTAVFLGELELLRLIAKGEDVDARDTKGKTVLMYVCQFGDLATAKILIANGANINKKDDLGMTALMYVCTYYGCSYACNYVLNVSSEILSYRRSEILRRYIGRSVDCSNIYMVRYLLKEGAMINDRDSSGYTPLMYACEYGNTDVACLLLREGASLGRRDNKGRTALMHACGHYTGKSALLVKYMAERGAYINEEDNAGMTSLMYASKFENIHIMKYLINRGAYVDKKDNRGRTSLMLACQYMKVKAIRLLIGHGANVNEKDNRNRTALGYMVDNFFDRKIEAIKYIIKCGARLNDRDDDGKTPLMYACEYRNLEVIQYLIDQGADINVRNSIYDSLLVYAYVYSHPCVVKLLIEKDIQLELEGRSKRISRFIKKEANEEMEQLLKGKEMPEAIPKLVLRVYYETNMVEELFKKIYERIDSKNYTGDVNRWRTKRSIEGKFCGENLKKEMDKIEKFIMKYEIIEATKSMLRQDIKRISTLYAKIDKAKELGEVNYDITQRMVKERIEPNVKMLKVLKIEQIKLEEKNTEQIKEFVLYSKRLNP from the coding sequence TTGAATACTAGTTTTGCTAGGATGATGACAGCGGTATTTTTGGGCGAATTAGAGCTTTTGCGTTTGATAGCAAAGGGTGAAGATGTAGATGCGAGGGATACTAAAGGCAAGACGGTGTTAATGTACGTATGTCAATTTGGAGATTTGGCTACAGCAAAAATTTTGATAGCCAATGGAGCAAATATAAATAAAAAAGACGATTTGGGTATGACAGCCTTGATGTATGTGTGTACGTATTATGGTTGTTCATACGCATGTAATTATGTTTTAAATGTTAGTTCTGAAATTTTGAGTTATAGAAGATCGGAAATACTAAGAAGATATATTGGAAGAAGTGTTGATTGTAGTAATATATACATGGTAAGGTATTTGCTAAAAGAAGGTGCAATGATAAATGATAGAGATTCAAGTGGATATACTCCACTAATGTATGCGTGTGAATACGGAAATACAGATGTGGCATGTCTTTTGTTGAGGGAAGGAGCAAGTTTGGGAAGAAGAGACAATAAGGGAAGAACAGCATTGATGCACGCATGTGGACATTATACTGGGAAGAGTGCATTATTAGTTAAATACATGGCAGAAAGAGGAGCATATATAAATGAAGAAGATAATGCAGGCATGACTTCACTAATGTACGCTAGTAAATTTGAGAATATTCATATTATGAAATATTTGATAAATCGTGGTGCGTATGTGGATAAAAAAGATAATAGAGGACGTACTTCATTGATGTTAGCTTGCCAATATATGAAAGTTAAAGCAATTAGGTTATTAATAGGTCATGGAGCTAATGTTAATGAAAAAGATAATAGAAATAGGACAGCGCTAGGATATATGGTGGATAATTTTTTTGATAGAAAAATAGAAGCAATAAAATATATAATTAAGTGTGGAGCAAGGCTAAATGACAGAGATGATGATGGTAAGACACCACTTATGTATGCTTGTGAATATAGAAATTTAGAGGTTATTCAGTATTTAATAGATCAGGGAGCTGATATCAATGTAAGAAATTCAATATATGATTCATTATTGGTATACGCATATGTATATTCGCATCCTTGTGTTGTAAAGTTGTTGATAGAAAAAGATATTCAGCTGGAATTAGAGGGTAGATCAAAAAGAATTAGTAGATTTATAAAAAAGGAAGCTAATGAAGAGATGGAACAGTTACTCAAAGGAAAAGAAATGCCTGAAGCTATACCTAAACTAGTATTGAGAGTTTATTATGAAACAAACATGGTAGAAGAGTTGTTCAAGAAAATTTATGAAAGAATTGATTCTAAAAATTATACAGGAGATGTTAATAGATGGCGTACAAAGCGTTCAATTGAAGGGAAATTTTGCGGTGAGAACTTAAAAAAAGAGATGGATAAAATAGAAAAATTTATTATGAAGTATGAGATTATAGAGGCAACAAAATCGATGTTAAGGCAGGATATAAAAAGAATATCTACGTTGTATGCTAAAATAGACAAAGCAAAGGAATTAGGAGAAGTTAATTATGATATTACCCAAAGAATGGTAAAAGAGAGAATAGAACCAAATGTTAAAATGTTGAAAGTGCTAAAAATAGAGCAAATTAAATTGGAAGAAAAAAATACTGAACAAATTAAAGAATTTGTATTGTACTCAAAAAGACTAAATCCTTAA
- the secG gene encoding preprotein translocase subunit SecG — MLKIIVNSVHIVFTLSIVVIVLLQSGKQAGLSGTIAGGAGTFFGQNKARTIDAILKKYTSVAAIGFLVTSVWLQKLVVM; from the coding sequence ATGCTAAAGATTATAGTAAATAGTGTACACATTGTATTTACCCTATCAATAGTTGTAATAGTGTTATTGCAGTCGGGTAAACAAGCTGGCCTATCAGGGACTATAGCTGGAGGTGCAGGTACTTTCTTTGGCCAAAATAAAGCTAGAACAATAGATGCAATACTAAAAAAATATACATCTGTTGCAGCGATAGGATTTTTGGTTACATCTGTTTGGTTGCAAAAGCTAGTGGTTATGTAG
- the lgt gene encoding prolipoprotein diacylglyceryl transferase produces MISYIAFPKLDLHFDVDPVAISFGDFCIYWYGIIISIAIFVGFFLVKRNVYRFGYTVDDICNILVYAIVFGLLCARAYYVVFNIDEFRHEWVNILNIRTGGLAIYGGVIGALVSIYVYCKKRGYRFLDVVDILMPYLALGQSIGRWGNFTNQEAFGVETTLPWGMTGDIIKGVAGEKLVHPTFLYESLVTLVIFFVLCGIRKRKKVDGEVFFAYMLMYGLARFFIEGLRVDSLMLLNFRVSQVLSAAMVVVAIVFGIIKKKKVVEY; encoded by the coding sequence ATGATTAGTTATATAGCTTTTCCAAAACTTGATTTGCATTTTGATGTAGACCCAGTAGCAATTTCATTTGGTGATTTTTGTATATATTGGTATGGGATTATAATATCAATTGCTATATTTGTAGGATTTTTTTTGGTGAAAAGAAATGTGTATAGATTTGGGTATACAGTGGATGACATATGTAATATTTTAGTGTATGCGATAGTTTTTGGACTTTTATGTGCAAGGGCATATTATGTTGTATTTAATATAGATGAATTTCGACATGAGTGGGTAAACATACTAAACATAAGAACAGGTGGACTTGCAATATATGGAGGAGTAATAGGTGCACTTGTTTCTATATATGTTTATTGTAAAAAAAGAGGCTATAGGTTTTTAGATGTTGTGGATATATTGATGCCGTACCTTGCATTAGGTCAATCTATAGGAAGATGGGGTAATTTCACTAATCAAGAAGCATTTGGAGTGGAAACCACACTGCCATGGGGTATGACGGGAGATATAATAAAGGGTGTAGCTGGGGAAAAGTTGGTGCATCCAACTTTTCTATATGAGTCGTTGGTGACACTGGTTATATTTTTTGTGTTGTGCGGGATAAGGAAAAGAAAAAAGGTTGACGGCGAAGTATTTTTCGCGTATATGCTGATGTATGGTTTAGCAAGGTTTTTCATAGAAGGACTTAGGGTGGATAGTTTGATGTTGCTAAATTTTAGAGTGTCCCAGGTGTTGTCAGCAGCAATGGTTGTAGTAGCGATAGTATTTGGAATTATAAAAAAGAAAAAAGTGGTAGAATACTAA
- a CDS encoding DNA/RNA non-specific endonuclease — translation MTNDDNKANISSIAEYELHKEDDKYVWLRNVPKYSGEAYAIVNDNKPFFKKEDYTTKTFESYAKLDNLGRCGVAFALIGQETMPISKREDIGDIRPSGWHTVRYDDIIKDKYLYNRCHLIAFELSGENANPNNLITGTRYMNVEGMLPFENKVANYVKFTKNHVLYRVTPVFEGKNLVASGVLIEAYSIEDSGKGIMFNVYCYNVQPGINIDYTTGTSFRIEKTELPTQTTKPQKDKIIYILNTHTLKFHFPSCASVREMSEKNKLEFKGTREEVVYKGYFPCKKCNP, via the coding sequence ATGACAAATGATGACAATAAAGCAAACATTAGTTCAATTGCAGAATATGAATTACATAAAGAGGACGACAAATATGTTTGGCTAAGAAATGTGCCTAAATACAGTGGGGAAGCATATGCAATAGTCAATGACAATAAACCATTTTTCAAAAAAGAAGATTATACAACTAAAACTTTTGAATCGTATGCTAAGTTAGATAATCTAGGACGTTGTGGGGTTGCATTTGCGTTAATTGGACAAGAAACTATGCCGATTAGCAAGCGTGAAGATATAGGAGATATAAGGCCATCGGGATGGCACACAGTAAGGTATGATGATATTATAAAAGATAAATATTTGTACAATCGGTGCCACTTGATTGCATTTGAATTATCAGGAGAGAATGCTAATCCTAATAATCTTATAACTGGGACAAGATATATGAATGTTGAAGGTATGTTGCCATTTGAAAACAAAGTCGCGAATTATGTAAAGTTTACAAAAAATCACGTATTATATAGGGTAACTCCTGTTTTTGAAGGGAAAAATCTTGTTGCAAGTGGGGTATTAATTGAGGCATACTCTATTGAAGATAGCGGAAAAGGAATAATGTTTAACGTATACTGTTATAATGTTCAGCCAGGTATTAACATAGATTATACTACGGGAACAAGCTTTAGAATTGAAAAAACAGAATTACCAACACAAACCACAAAACCTCAAAAAGACAAGATAATTTATATTTTGAACACACATACCCTAAAATTTCACTTTCCAAGTTGTGCTTCAGTGAGGGAAATGAGTGAAAAAAATAAGCTTGAGTTTAAGGGAACACGTGAAGAGGTGGTTTATAAAGGTTATTTTCCATGTAAAAAGTGTAATCCATAG
- a CDS encoding 4-hydroxy-tetrahydrodipicolinate reductase has protein sequence MIKILLSGCQGKMGQVITRLSSDYTNLKIVAGIDIKTTPDSPYPVYRYVSSVTCNIDVIIDFSNPSLFNPLLEFALAKKIPMVICTTGLSTDQVEKIHAASRSIPIFFSANMSCGIHLLIHLVQEAAKALYDDFDIEIIEKHHNKKIDAPSGTALLIADAINSVIPKKDLVFDRHSKKEARKKTEIGMHSIRAGSISGEHSVIFANNDEIIEISHTALSKDVFGVGALNTSIRLLNMPSGLYTNLNELK, from the coding sequence ATGATAAAAATTTTATTAAGTGGTTGTCAAGGCAAGATGGGACAAGTTATAACTAGACTCTCATCTGATTATACAAATTTAAAAATAGTTGCAGGTATTGATATAAAAACTACACCTGATTCGCCATATCCCGTCTATAGGTATGTTTCTTCTGTAACTTGTAACATAGATGTTATAATAGATTTTTCTAATCCATCACTTTTTAATCCGCTATTAGAGTTCGCTCTAGCAAAAAAAATACCTATGGTTATATGCACTACTGGGCTCTCAACAGATCAGGTAGAAAAAATACATGCAGCTAGTAGAAGTATTCCGATTTTCTTTTCTGCTAATATGTCTTGCGGTATACATCTATTGATACATCTTGTACAAGAGGCAGCAAAAGCACTATACGATGATTTCGACATCGAAATAATTGAAAAACATCACAATAAAAAAATAGACGCACCTAGCGGAACTGCCCTTTTGATAGCAGACGCTATAAACTCTGTTATACCAAAAAAAGACCTCGTTTTCGACAGACACTCAAAAAAAGAAGCTCGTAAGAAAACCGAGATTGGCATGCACTCAATCCGTGCTGGATCTATCTCTGGTGAACATTCAGTTATTTTTGCAAATAATGACGAAATTATAGAAATTAGTCATACTGCACTATCTAAAGATGTATTTGGTGTAGGTGCACTAAACACCAGCATTCGTTTATTAAACATGCCATCTGGCCTATACACAAATCTTAACGAACTAAAATAA
- a CDS encoding insulinase family protein — MSLEKLYSGNGINIFNIKEDRFKTNSISVFFVDKLSRSTVSTNALMVSVLNRGTNKYKETLDLERRKAELYGLRLDCEGNKHGDLYIMSFQVDVIDDKFTLGKKSLIEEAFGFIRDVLLDPYIKDGKFEQKYVDTEKSNLIKMIEATINEKSEYATCRFLENMFKDEPFGVNNRGYVEDYAKITNEDLVKNYHRMISSMPMYIFVAGNVDNDMIMKSTECFRNLKRDKIISVENTLVKKQVDKVNVVVDKMEVIQDKYIMGFRTNVDNDTKDYVSALVYNKILGGGLSSKLFKNVREKNSLCYYIFSMLDRTKGLMMISTGIEGKNRDIVRQMIMKELNNMKKGDITDFEIETAKKSIRNSYEATRDTQYGIIGVELRKELFGYKLGIEEILEMLDSVTKEDIMKVSENIVLDTEYVLTTNK, encoded by the coding sequence ATGAGTTTGGAGAAGCTTTATAGTGGTAATGGCATAAACATATTCAATATAAAAGAGGATAGGTTTAAAACTAATAGTATAAGTGTATTTTTTGTGGATAAATTGTCTAGAAGTACAGTATCTACAAATGCGTTGATGGTATCCGTCTTAAATAGAGGAACGAATAAATACAAGGAGACTTTGGATTTAGAGAGAAGAAAAGCAGAGCTTTACGGTTTACGTCTTGATTGCGAAGGGAACAAACATGGAGATTTATACATAATGAGTTTCCAAGTTGATGTGATAGATGATAAATTTACGCTTGGCAAAAAAAGTTTAATAGAAGAGGCATTTGGCTTTATTAGAGATGTTTTATTAGATCCGTATATAAAAGATGGGAAGTTTGAACAAAAATATGTAGACACAGAAAAGAGTAATTTGATAAAAATGATTGAGGCGACGATAAACGAAAAAAGCGAATATGCAACTTGTAGGTTTCTAGAGAATATGTTCAAAGATGAGCCGTTTGGGGTAAATAACAGGGGATATGTAGAGGATTATGCAAAGATAACGAATGAAGATTTGGTGAAGAATTATCATAGAATGATTAGTAGTATGCCAATGTACATTTTTGTAGCTGGTAATGTTGATAACGATATGATCATGAAAAGCACAGAATGTTTCAGAAATTTAAAACGTGATAAAATTATATCAGTTGAGAATACACTGGTTAAGAAACAAGTGGATAAGGTAAATGTTGTGGTAGATAAGATGGAAGTAATTCAAGATAAATATATCATGGGATTTAGGACTAATGTTGATAATGATACAAAAGACTATGTGAGTGCTCTAGTTTACAATAAGATACTAGGTGGCGGTTTATCGTCGAAGTTGTTCAAAAATGTAAGAGAGAAGAATAGTTTGTGTTATTATATATTCTCTATGCTTGATAGAACAAAGGGATTAATGATGATATCGACGGGCATAGAAGGGAAAAATAGGGATATAGTACGTCAAATGATAATGAAAGAACTAAACAATATGAAAAAGGGAGACATAACGGATTTTGAAATAGAGACGGCGAAGAAGAGTATAAGAAATTCATACGAAGCGACAAGAGATACTCAGTATGGCATAATCGGAGTGGAATTAAGAAAAGAGTTATTTGGATATAAATTGGGAATAGAAGAAATTTTAGAAATGCTGGATAGTGTGACAAAGGAAGATATTATGAAAGTATCAGAAAATATAGTATTAGACACAGAATATGTGTTGACAACAAATAAGTAA
- the ftsZ gene encoding cell division protein FtsZ, with product MLELDLKDEQLAKIKVIGVGGGGNNAVNRMIAAGVKGVDFISVNTDKQALNASHAEVKIQIGEKLTKGLGAGANPEVGEKAAEESLEELEKAIDGADMVFVTAGMGGGTGTGAAPIVAKLAKEKGILTVGVVTKPFSFEGRKRMQYAEKGAEALKETVDTLVTIPNDRLLQIVERKTSIIEAFRIADDVLRQGVQGISDLIMLNGVVNLDFADVKTIMTNAGLAHMGIGRAAGENRAEEAARQAIQSPLLETSIEGAKRVLIQVTGKVELLEVTEATKLIENSVDPEANIIFGVTVNEAMGDELIITVIATGFDNDPVANFENKSKAVLANGERPQALRESMEDVDIPTFLRMK from the coding sequence TTGCTTGAATTAGATCTTAAAGACGAACAGCTTGCCAAGATAAAAGTTATAGGAGTAGGTGGCGGTGGTAATAATGCTGTTAATAGAATGATAGCAGCAGGAGTAAAAGGTGTAGATTTTATTAGTGTAAATACAGATAAGCAAGCGTTGAATGCGTCACATGCTGAGGTAAAGATACAGATAGGAGAAAAATTAACAAAGGGCTTAGGAGCAGGAGCAAACCCAGAGGTTGGGGAAAAGGCGGCAGAGGAAAGTTTAGAAGAACTAGAAAAAGCTATTGATGGTGCGGATATGGTTTTTGTCACAGCTGGAATGGGAGGCGGAACAGGAACGGGAGCAGCTCCAATTGTAGCAAAGTTAGCAAAAGAAAAAGGAATACTAACAGTGGGGGTTGTAACAAAACCGTTTTCTTTTGAAGGCAGAAAGAGAATGCAATATGCTGAAAAAGGTGCAGAGGCACTAAAGGAGACAGTGGATACATTAGTAACAATACCAAATGATAGACTTTTGCAAATAGTAGAAAGAAAGACATCAATAATTGAAGCATTTAGAATAGCAGATGATGTTTTAAGACAGGGTGTACAGGGTATATCTGATTTGATAATGTTGAATGGAGTTGTAAATCTGGACTTTGCAGATGTAAAAACTATAATGACAAATGCTGGATTGGCGCATATGGGTATAGGACGAGCAGCAGGAGAGAATAGAGCAGAGGAAGCTGCAAGACAAGCTATACAAAGTCCATTACTTGAGACATCAATAGAAGGTGCTAAGAGAGTATTGATACAGGTAACAGGTAAGGTTGAGTTATTGGAAGTTACAGAAGCGACAAAATTGATAGAGAACTCGGTTGATCCAGAGGCTAACATTATATTTGGAGTAACTGTTAATGAGGCTATGGGAGATGAGCTTATTATAACAGTTATAGCGACAGGATTTGATAATGATCCAGTAGCAAACTTTGAGAATAAAAGTAAGGCTGTCCTAGCTAACGGAGAGAGACCACAGGCACTAAGAGAATCAATGGAAGATGTTGATATACCTACATTTTTGAGAATGAAATAA